The Vigna unguiculata cultivar IT97K-499-35 chromosome 11, ASM411807v1, whole genome shotgun sequence genomic sequence gataaaattattttattcagctCGCagtaaaaatatctattttcatttaatttttaggaACATTAATACTATATGCTGTAGTTTATGTATTGCTTAATGAGATTCGAAAATTCGAGGAATGTATTGTTTGTAGATGTGGTGAAGATATAGAGAAGTTACgtagaaaatagaaaagtaaCTTTTCTCTCGTCGGAATGTactaaattttctattttcgtATTTTGaggaaataaaaatgtataaagataagaaaaaagaaataaaagtgagagttagagataaaatatttcaaaattaggtAGTTTAATAGACGTGataggaaaataataaataagtaaaaataattattttataaagttaattaTTCTACCTTTCTTCCTAAGCTAAATTAACAAAACTAAatgcttttctcttttttctttctcctcctcCTCACTAACCAACATGTATGGTGATAAAAACAAGATGAGAGAAAAATCTGGTCTGTCAAtctaaataaactaaaattaatctattcccactttttttattattttgtatttattactTCATTCCATGTCTCAACATAACGTAAAAAACATCACCTAAgatggattaaatatgtttttggttcctcaagttttagcgaaatttggaattagtccttcatcaaaatttttgaccaatttagtcattcatctttcaaaatgcatgaatttagtccttttaaccaaattttgttaagtttatctgacgtttcaagcacatttcatgatagtatttaaattatttacactgtttgatacatttttgcttcaatgttaacttaaatactatcatgaaatatgcttgaaacgtcagataaacttaacaaaatttggttaaaatgactaaattcacacattttaaaaaatgaaagactaaattggtataaaattttgatgagggactaattccaaaattcactgaaacttgagggaccaaaaacatatttaacccaatttaCATAGACATCGCAAATGAATATTACTAAAAGAAATACGTGAATGAAATATTGCGTCAACTAATACAATCCAACGGGCCAAATGAAAAGAGGTTACACAAAGTAAATTTGTTTCCTTTGTACATCTAAACTCTCATGCCACTtctttagatttaattattcaaatggtacatatttttgtttacaTGTGTCAGTTTAGTactaattttctaaaatatgtaaattaaattttaacttttaaaaaaatatctcaattagatttttaaaaaaaaaatattaatattattaacgatattgatatttaaaataacttataaaattaaatattaatatttatattaaaatttaatggtaaaaatcatgaataaaattaatgacgttaataatttttatttaaaaattacctAACTTAAACattctttaaaaatttgaaacttaATTGACACATAATTAGAAGTAAGTATCAAATTGATACATATAAACGAAACTGAATACCATCTAACTAATTAAACCCAATTTTTTATAATCCATCTTGCATTATAAGTTTaactttttatcttaaaaacaaaatattaccCCCATTTTTGTATAAAGATAATCTCCACGCATACTTTCAGGCACCCACGCGTATTTTTTATTTCGTAATGCCTATCTTACAAAATGTTATATGAAAGCCATTtcttcttaaattatttattcaccAAAAATACTatcttaactattttaataagtatttaTATCTCTTCAGACAACAAGGATCGTAAAAGAACATTTAAAAATCATCAACAaactaacttttaaattttggtaAAATTATAAGTTTCAAAAGGATGTATTTTTCACAATATAGTTTAACAATAAATAGACCAAACACTAAGTGGTTGATTTTATTCGCGTGTTCTGTTCTGTTGCATGCTAAGTGTCGTATTAATCATATATTTGGTCATTGCTCTTTACTCCCAAACAAaaacttgtgaaaaataaatgCAACGGAAGCCCTATGAAATAATCAAATACCAGAAGGAACTCTACTGTTGAAGGTGTGGTGGGGGCTCTTCCACCTGCAATGAAGAGAGCCTCAAACGAGAAAGAACAAGATCGGCTAAACAGACTCAAGACTCCTTCGTTTACGAAGGATCGCCCTGCATGGTTAGTTGGATATTCACCCCTATTATCAATCAAATAACAATGATTATACACGAGGAGGAAACGCTAGGGATAAAGAACACCGAAAATGCGAAGAACCCAAAAATGTGAATTCTTGAAAATACTATAATCAAAGTGTTATTACTAAACATGTTTAAAAATGTTTGGTTAACTTTTGTTGCTTTTTGAAtgctttttataattttaaataattaaaataataaataaaactaaaattgaaattacagtgaagttagaaaataacaaaaagtgCAGGAAGCTATACATAATACATGTCTTGTTTGAACTTTGTGGTGGATACAGTTACCAATCAACTGTCAGCAAGGCAGTACTTAATATGCGCAGGAAAATTACCAGGATGGCATGCTTGTTGAGTGCAGTTGGTAGTTCCTTGATACCAATCAATTTTACACCGGACATTCTACCAAAATTTTACTTTCTACACCAATTATCCACTCACAAATGATAGTATTCACTCGTTCTGGTACCTCATCGTGCGGGCAATGACCTGTGTAAATGTCAAGAAGAAAATGGGTCAATTTGAAAGCAAGCCCGAGTACTTTGTTATATAAAAGTTCAGACAGATATAAAAAACTCTGGCTACCAGCATCTAACTCCTTGATTATAACTCCATCACAGTGTTCTTTAAGCATAGCCACCTTGGAGTTGGAATCAGAAATCGGATCTTTCATTCCCTaacaataaagaaataaatagcaATTTGAGTATCAGAGTCATTCTCAAAACATATTGATCCATCCTTTCTCGCCCATAAAACTTGATATCCATGTTATAATACCTGTATGATTAGGACCTTTTCCTTGACATCTTCCAGAAGAAAGTTTACAGGAATGGAAAGATTAAAGCTAAAGATGCTTTCCAACACCACAAGCACACCAGGATCATATGACTTTTAATATGTAAAGGAGGTGTCAGAATGTGAAACTTGCTGATGCAATACAAATAATTTAGATTCTAAAAGTTGAGGAGGATACTGCTCTTAGCATTTCATTTATAAGCCGATCATCTGCTCTTTCAACCCTCTACAAAGCAAACATAATCGGCCACCATCAATACAAatgtataacaaatatatgagATTTGGAAATTAGCGACAAACATTACACTTACAGTTGGATAACATTTCTTAACTAACTCCTGAGTTCTTAGCCTCAAGTAGTATAGAAGAATGCGAGACCCCAACCAGGAAGCTCCCGAAGTTTGCCTGTCCTGAACCTTTTacaagtacaaaaaaaaaagaaaatgaacttTAAATAGAACAAACTATTATGTTGTACTACTCACAATAAAGGTCAAATTGTGGTTAGAAGAAATCAACGAAACCCAACTTCTAAGATTCATTTACGACTATATTCGCACTTTTAGATGTTTGTCTCTTCATGAAAACTATCCACTCACTGTACGTTTCCAGTGAAGACTAGATATTTTAAGATCTAGGGATCTAACTTCTAACGCAGGGAATAAACAAATCATGATAATTACGTATAACGGAAACATTTGTACGGTTCAAACAAGAAGATGATATCACACATCAACCGCAGCAAAATTTTACGACAACAAGAAGCAAACTGAAGTTTTTCGGGCCTAGCCAATAGAAAAAGTATAATATCTTACAAATGTTGTACGAACTTGAGTTGTTCTCGATTACACTTACTCTAGACAGTGGTATGAATGAATAACTTGGGATGACATTGCCCGCACTGTTGATCAAAACAAGGGATTTGATCAAATCACTCCAAATACCAGCAACGATAGCAGCAAGATAACCTAGAGTAGGGAAAAATACTTGTTAAATTATCAACTCATCAACAGAAGCAAGAATAAACTGGtagtatatatgtatatatacatatgcatATACACACACTACAGGAACCAAATTACTGCAGATGTGTGCAAAAGGACAGATTTTTTTTGGAACCAAAACATGTTTTAATCATACCGCCAATTGAGTTGCCAACAATGTGAACTGGTTCACCCAcaacatcaataataaaatcTCTCAATAGTTCAGCCCACAAGAGTTCAGTATATACAACATTTGGCTTTTCTGATTTGCCAAATCCTAAAATAGTAATTGCCCAAACTCGATTGCCAGATTCAGCTAAACCATTTATGTTATCACGATAATGCTCCCAAAAGGCACCAAAACCATGCACAAGAAGAACGGCAGGACCATCTTCACCAGCAACTGTATACTGAGAAAATCCATTTAAACAAGAAATTAGCaggaaattttataaatattttacttaagtTGTACTAAGTACTTCAGGTCTTGACTCATTTCagtgagaaaagaaaattgagtgGGCTCTTGCAAAGTGGACTTCACGAAAAATCAAACATTGATCATGAACCAATCAATTGAATACCTCGATAAGAAATCCTTTCCATTTCCATATCCTTGTTGAGTATACTCCGTCATTGTTTATCTGATTTCTCAAAGCCATAAGCCAATACCACTATAACACcacaaaatcatataaaaaaatcatttgataAAAGACAAAGGCCATGGCAAGTACCATGATGTTACATAtaagacaaaacaaaatcaataaaggtgcaaaataattttgtacTCAAACAAAGCATAATAGTTGTAACTAGAACCTCCATTGAGCACACAGCATCAACTGCTGCTGCAATTGTGGCAGCTGAATAACCAAAGGGTGATAAGAAACCTGCATTTCTTTCTTGCTCATATTTGATAGCTTCATAATGTACTCTTCTTCTAGAAACAATGCCAAGAGATAGGGCAGGACCAAATAGACCAATAAACGATGCTCCATTCCGACTTTCAGAAGCACGCAATTTTTCATGCACCCTGCACAAATTTAAGTACATTTCGTGACATGTCATTTTTACATTATGACTTCAACCACAAAAGTTTATAAACTTAGTGAATGAAATGTCGATTAATTATAGACATCACTGAGAAAGAACACCTTGTGAGCGTTAATGAATTAATCACTTAGGAGGAGAAACTGACCAAAACAGTAGAGTATGAAAATTGCTGCATGCGATGTTAACAATGTTACGCACAAAATTTTTTATCCCTTCTTACGATACAGGGGAAACagaatgtaataaaataatggaAGAAATGCTTACAAAACACTGAAACAGAAATAGAAAACCAAAACGGGGAAATATTATGGCTCTGTCTATGATCGAGAACATCATTTTCCTTAAAATGAGGAGAATAATGAGAATCCAGCtaccaaaaaatattttcagcCTCCAAATTTCCAAGAAATATACCAAAATACAAAAACTTCAAAAGGTAAGTTGTCTACATACTCTTGCCAGTCATCACGAGCTGTTCCTTCCAAATATCTTAGATATGCAGCTAGTGCATTCAGTACATTGTTTGTCCCACCTCCAACGGCATTTCCTTCTTTTGTCACAAAAACAGATCCACTACGCTCTCTTGATAGTGTTTGCTCAGAGCTAGAACTTCTTTCAATTCTATCGCCAGACTCCAATGCTTTTCTGCGTAAAACGGTTTCAGCTGAGGCCTCCTTGATTAACCTCCAATTTTCTCCTGATTTACGTTGGTTGCTGGTCATAAATCCCTTTATATCATCATACGACGGGAGAACACCTAATTCAATGAACAATTATTGCATAACCTTTGGCAacattaaatgaatttaattaaaaaaagtaacatatgcagtgaaaaatataacaataaataaataataataaacaaaacatCCTGAAAAGAAATCTATCCACCACGGAACTCACCCCAGTCCAGTTCTATCTCTACACCAGGTAACGTTGACTCTGACAGCTGAAGCGGTGTAGTCACCGGAAGTCGAAGTTTCTTAAACTCATCATACGACGCTGGAAGCTTTTTCAGATCCTATGTAACAGTAACATACCATGAGTTCAACTTTTACATTATCAACTCAACCAAGTCAAATTTTCATACGTTACGCAACAAACACAGTTAATTAGTCTCTAACAATCTGCCACCTACCTTCACTTCATAAAACGGAGTTTGCCATAACTCAATCCTAGGACTCCCTTGCGGAACATTGACGGACTCCAAACGCTGTTTGAGCACATCTATGACGAGGCGTAGCTCATACTCCACCTCTTGTTCCGCGAACACACAAGCGGCATTGACCTGTTCCGTCCTGAGCGATGAATTCACTTAAGAAAAGGAACAGCACGAAAATGCATTATAGATTAAGCGAGCAAACGGTAACTAACGGAGTAACAACCTGCGTAGCAAGCTGCTGTATGACGCTGTCCGCATTGCCGAATCTGATCATCAAATCGGAACCGCGATCCTTCAGCGACTTCCTCAAATCTTGCAGAGCAAGCAGAAGCAGTTCCAGCGTCTCATCGGAGAAACCTACAATCGATTAAACTGAGATACTCAGTTCACTAACAGAAATTGCAGCGCATTAAATTTCGTTACTCACGCGAAAGAATGCGGTGATCGAAAACGTATATAGGAAGAAGCGAGGGAAAGGTGGAGGCAGCGAGAAGCGCGGGGTGGTCATCGGTTCGGAGATCGTGTTTGAACCACAGAATCGCCGTTCCGGTTGCTTTCATAGAACAGTAGCGACGAGTTGGAGAGAGAGAACGAACGTTTGGGAAGGAAGAGAGTGATGAAAAATGGGAAGAAAAGTGAGGGAAAGTGAGAAGAGCCATAACTTGAGGCAAATTGAAACAACAGTCACAGCACTTGATTAAGtaatattataactaaattaaacttgaaaagaaaatgtgttCGTGTTGGGTTTGTTTGTAGATTGAAGGTTCTTCATTTTTCTATGGTGAacataacaaattataattgtgGTGTAGAAATAGGATTGAAATTTTGTTGACCATAATAAATCCAAAACCCAAAGTTGCTCTGCTACCACTTATTTGTTCAACCATTTGTTGCTTTTGTTTTCTGCACAtgctatttatttttgtaaataatatttattcaaatgattaaatatgtttttttttcttcgagtttctattaattttgaaattagttcattgaaattttatactaatttaattttttaaatttagaaatgcgtgaatttagtttttcttaccaaattttgttaaatttatttaatattttaaatacgttttatgataatatttgaattaacatcgaagcgaaaatatgtcaaattatgtaaacaattcaaatactatcataaaatgtgtttgaaaagtcaaataaacttaacgtaattttattaaaaaaactaaattcacatattttgttGAAAGATGGAGGACTAAATATGTCTGAAGAAAGACTAAGTCCAAATTCCACTGAAActttaaagaacaaaaacatatttaacccttattcaaaataattaaatttaaaaaaaacattaaatttagtcaaaataattaaatttaaaaaaaacattaaatttagttaaatttacaTGTCAATATTCGGAAATACACTCATATGAAGGAGTgagtatttataaatatttttgctgATGTTGAAATCGTATTATCATTCTCAAAAGTTTTACATAAACTCATAACATCGAGATAAAATCATCATCTAAACATCAATTACTTGAATATTTAGTAAAAGATTGTTTAaagatatagaaaataattaaatgattcaATAAGAACACTATGttatatcttaaaataattatgaattttctAAGTATAATAAGTATTTAGCCATTAATCTTTAATAAAGTTGAACTAAATATATCTTACAGTAGAAGAGTCAGATAAATCTTTCTTGAATCATCtttgatatttataattattttcttctatatcTTCATATTACACTAGTTTccttttaattgaaatataatgtaataaagttGGTACCATATATTAAACAAAGTTTAGGAGTTAGGGTTAAAATTTAAGGTAATGAATTCATGGCATTAAAAAGAAGTTAATATAATATGacaataaagaagaaaataattgtaaatatCATGATGATTTAAGAAAgaatcatataaattttaataatattagtcGTTGTTTAGATTCATGTGTTTATTATGGCTATGTAAACCTTGTATAGTTTATCTTGACATGTTCTCAACTTTGGTACTTCTGAATCAGAttaatatattcttaatttattaCTTTGTTTAACATTCACTCAAAATCTTTTCGATTtatgaatcatataatacaGTTCGAGTTACTATTGATTCAATCAACAAATCACTTACAATCATAAAAGTGTTTACTTAATGGATTGAATTTgttcaacaattattttaaggattaaatatgtttttgtccctcaagtttcaatgaattttataattagttcctcttcgaaacttgatatcaatttagtccttcatctatagaaatgtgtggatttagtgtAGAAACTTGACATTTTACatacattttatgataatatttaagttaacattgaagtgaaaGTGTGTTaaacggtataaacaattcaaatattatcatgaaatgttcttaaaacgtcaaataaacttaacaaaatttgaatttggtaagaatgactaaattcatacatttccAGAGATGAAATACTAAATTGATATCAAGTTTCAAAgaatgactaattccaaaatttactgaaacttgagagaccaaaaacatatttaacccttattttaaaaatagttgttTTTCCTTCTCAATTTTCACTTCCCTCACAAGtttctttgataatttttattgttttatccCTTTTTAAACAATTTGAATTAATGTACCAAAATCTTTTATTCTACTATCTAACTTTATTTACAAACTAACGATTTCACatctaacaaaaattaaaagttttaaaaatattgattaaattatCATCAAAATGTAATGATTTAATAAGTAAATTAGACCATTAAAAGTGCAAGGAAACAAAATGTATAGAAATTTcagttaaaaatgaataaaataattaaaaataataataggacATAAAAACAAATGTCATTTATTTTACACAAAGGTTAAATTTGAAGCACATAATCAATGTAAagaaatcttaaaataaaaacatatcaCAAAATACATGGCATATTAATATGTCAAAATAAATGTTGaagtttaaatttcataaataattttttgaatggACGCTGATGCTCATGTTTCCACTCGTTTTTTACTAACAAAGAGATATTTTATGTAACAGTTttgaatattactaatttattcaaattttattattaaaaaaaaaaactatatcttTGTTTTCTATCGGTTCATCGTTCAGCTCTTATTGGTCCCAAGATGTTTTGCTCTTTTCACGGCGAAGCAGCGAAAAACAgtataaaatgtttttctaGGGATTCTTCTACTTCTGATTGTAGCCATGATCACAAAATCAAATCCTCGTACCTTGTCCTCTCATCTTCTCCTTGCAAGAGAGGTTCCTTCTCTGTCTCTCAGATACCCGTTTCGTCTTCTTCCTCTCACAGCGATGATGCCGATCACCCAAATAAGGTTTTTGTGGATGACGATGAAGCCCTTTTTGGAGCCGTTCCTTCTCCCACTGAGATTCAAACTGCTCTCACTTCACTTAAACAGTAAGcaattattttggaaaaatcGTTTGTTCAGCAAATGATACTGAAACTACACCCTAGTTTTCTTGAATTTGCACACAATCGTGACCATTTTTTAACAAGGAAACACACTGTAATCTCTTTTTTAGTCGCATTGAGTCTATTCATGCAATTTATTTCAATCCATTAAGGGCCAGGTATTGAATACAtgttaattataaaaagaaagggGTAATGGAGAAAAATGATGATGTTAGTGTGATTTGAATCCATTAAGGGCCAGGTATTGAATATTACTTTggtcttctttttttctatcttagttgttgaaatgtttaattgttttaatgtttgagtttagttattcattttattattatgccgagtaatatttatattttagttttgatgcTTGAAAATTGATATGATTTAGTCTTTGTATATCTCTTTTAAATactattatctattatattttttgtacgTGCAGGGTCTTTGGGTGTTCTTCACATGTCAAAGATACTCCTTTAGCTTTAGTTGATCAAGTAGATTCAGATCTGTCTGAAGCAGACTGGAAAGAACCTTCTCTGTGTTCATATAATCCAAGCATTTTACAAGCTGATGTTTTTGATAGAGCTTCTTTTGCAATTCATTTATTGCAGACGGATGCATGTGTTGAGGTGTAGTTTATGATACATGACTCTCATTCTAATAAAATAACTCAGATGATTGTATATAATCATGAAGAAGATTTTAAGTACCTCTAGTTGTTGAATTCTTAGaattgtttttatgtttgtaCAAAATATCTGGACagcata encodes the following:
- the LOC114168756 gene encoding uncharacterized protein LOC114168756 isoform X2, whose amino-acid sequence is MRTASYSSLLRRTEQVNAACVFAEQEVEYELRLVIDVLKQRLESVNVPQGSPRIELWQTPFYEVKDLKKLPASYDEFKKLRLPVTTPLQLSESTLPGVEIELDWGVLPSYDDIKGFMTSNQRKSGENWRLIKEASAETVLRRKALESGDRIERSSSSEQTLSRERSGSVFVTKEGNAVGGGTNNVLNALAAYLRYLEGTARDDWQEVHEKLRASESRNGASFIGLFGPALSLGIVSRRRVHYEAIKYEQERNAGFLSPFGYSAATIAAAVDAVCSMEWYWLMALRNQINNDGVYSTRIWKWKGFLIEYTVAGEDGPAVLLVHGFGAFWEHYRDNINGLAESGNRVWAITILGFGKSEKPNVVYTELLWAELLRDFIIDVVGEPVHIVGNSIGGYLAAIVAGIWSDLIKSLVLINSAGNVIPSYSFIPLSRVQDRQTSGASWLGSRILLYYLRLRTQELVKKCYPTRVERADDRLINEMLRASYDPGVLVVLESIFSFNLSIPVNFLLEDVKEKVLIIQGMKDPISDSNSKVAMLKEHCDGVIIKELDAGHCPHDEVPERVNTIICEWIIGVESKILVECPV
- the LOC114168756 gene encoding uncharacterized protein LOC114168756 isoform X1, translated to MALLTFPHFSSHFSSLSSFPNVRSLSPTRRYCSMKATGTAILWFKHDLRTDDHPALLAASTFPSLLPIYVFDHRILSRFSDETLELLLLALQDLRKSLKDRGSDLMIRFGNADSVIQQLATQVNAACVFAEQEVEYELRLVIDVLKQRLESVNVPQGSPRIELWQTPFYEVKDLKKLPASYDEFKKLRLPVTTPLQLSESTLPGVEIELDWGVLPSYDDIKGFMTSNQRKSGENWRLIKEASAETVLRRKALESGDRIERSSSSEQTLSRERSGSVFVTKEGNAVGGGTNNVLNALAAYLRYLEGTARDDWQEVHEKLRASESRNGASFIGLFGPALSLGIVSRRRVHYEAIKYEQERNAGFLSPFGYSAATIAAAVDAVCSMEWYWLMALRNQINNDGVYSTRIWKWKGFLIEYTVAGEDGPAVLLVHGFGAFWEHYRDNINGLAESGNRVWAITILGFGKSEKPNVVYTELLWAELLRDFIIDVVGEPVHIVGNSIGGYLAAIVAGIWSDLIKSLVLINSAGNVIPSYSFIPLSRVQDRQTSGASWLGSRILLYYLRLRTQELVKKCYPTRVERADDRLINEMLRASYDPGVLVVLESIFSFNLSIPVNFLLEDVKEKVLIIQGMKDPISDSNSKVAMLKEHCDGVIIKELDAGHCPHDEVPERVNTIICEWIIGVESKILVECPV
- the LOC114169981 gene encoding uncharacterized protein LOC114169981; this encodes MFCSFHGEAAKNSIKCFSRDSSTSDCSHDHKIKSSYLVLSSSPCKRGSFSVSQIPVSSSSSHSDDADHPNKVFVDDDEALFGAVPSPTEIQTALTSLKQVFGCSSHVKDTPLALVDQVDSDLSEADWKEPSLCSYNPSILQADVFDRASFAIHLLQTDACVERMVRSLSSDKSVWDAVQKNQAVQKLRNALNAERDENSDETVDNDSPDTKNVILRMSGAVIAKLMEAIENMTEIVKKLFQSARHKRAAYAGKSNSFKMKLRVSVMLSIMIFLFVVVGRFY